TAACCTTTCAACGCCATGGCCCCAAATACGCCAATCTGGGCCGCCTCATATTCCGGGGTCAGGGTTAAATAAGGCTTTTTCCAATCCCCCCAAATGCCATAACGCTGGAATCCCACCGCCTGTTCCTGTTGGGCTTTGAGGGCAAAATCCCTGGCTTTGTGACGGAGGGTGAGGGGAGTTAATTCCGCCCGTTCACTGCTTTTTAAACTTTGTAGAACTTTCAACTCAATGGGCAAACCGTGGCAGTCCCAACCGGGAACGTAATGGACTTTATGCCCCTGTAATAGTTTATACTTATTAATAATGTCCTTGAGAACTTTGTTTAAAGCATGGCCCATGTGGAGGGCACCGTTGGCGTAGGGCGGCCCATCGTGGAGCACAAACAAATCTTTGGGATTATTGTCGGCTAAATCTGCGTAAATTCCTTTTTCCTGCCAATATTGCTGAATTTCCGGCTCTCTTTTGTTAGCGTTGGCCCGCATATCAAAGCGGGTTTGGGGCAAGTTAACGGTGTCTTTATAACTTTTGGCTTCAGTCACAGTGGCTTGGGGCAGAATTGTGCATAGGAATACTTGCTGATTTTACCCCGTTTTCCTAGCCCATCTACTGCGGTTTTACTCCCTAAAGGGCGATCGCCGTGGGCCGGCCTTGGCTTGATCTGCTCTGGCAGGCCAGTATAATTCCAAGGGATAATCGTCTATCAACCTGCTGAATTTTCCGGAACAACGGACCATGAATGAACCAAAACAGACCGAAACCGTCCAGGTGGTGGAAAAAGTTAGCGCGATCCTTTCCCCCTATTTCATCGTCATTGTGGGTTTGTTTTTGGCCGATAGCAATTTTCTCATTGGCATTGCCCTGGTGTTTGTGGGGGTATTTTCCCTGCTGAAACTTTCCTGGCACGATGTGCAAACGGGGGTAGAAAAAGTTAAGGGCTTCTTTGCCGAAAAGCAGTGAGTCCCATTAGAAAAAAATTAGACTTTTGAGACAGCTACTAAAAAGGTAGATCTTCTTCTTCCTCCGGGGCGATCGCCGGTCGGTTCAGGACGGTGGGTTGGTTAATTTGCAGATGTCCATTGTGATCCATGGGTTGCTGACCAAGTTCCGCCGTTGGTTCCGTAGATAAATCATCGCCATTATCCGATTCCTGTTTGGGAGCCGCATCGGATGCCACAATTTCCCCGTCAAAATTTTTGGCAAACTGCTCGATCGCCTTGCGGGTGGCACTGTCACCAATATCTGTCGGAGGCGGCTCTTCCATGGCTGGAGCCGGTTTTGGTTTGGGCCGAGAAGGATTAGAGAAATTATTTGATTCCCGTCGGGGGGAAGGTTTTATTTCCGATGTAGCGGGGCCCCTGGCGATCGCCGGGGGAGAAGGAGGCACAGTGGGAGCCGGATTAGCATTAACCGCTGCGGTGGGGGGAGGGCTTGGCTCTGGAGCAAAGGCTGGCGGCTTACTATGGCTAGGGGGAGGAGCGCTGTTAACCGGAGTAGTTTCCGGGGTCGATGGCTTACCCACCACCAAATTCACTTTCACCGATTGGCCACAGGCTTGCCCTAGGGCCGCTTCCAATTCATCCTTTTTGCCCGCCGCAATTTTAAGCAGTTGTTGGGTGGTAACACTGACGGTGGCATTATTCCCCACCAAATTGATCAAAGAACCAAAGGATTTAAATAAAGATTGACTGAGCGCCCCTAGATTGTTTAACGTTTCCGACCATAACTGGGTCAGATCCCAATGGGCGTTGCTCGGCTCAAAGCTGGATGGCTCTACATCTGCTTCTAGCTTCTCTTCTAGAACAATAGGTTCAGAAACAGGAATCATTGTAGGAGAATCCACCACGGTTAGATGGTTGTGTGAGCCACCAGGGAAAGTCACCACATTACTGGGCTTTGGCGGAGTTATTGGTTGAGCCACAGGTGTTCTAACTGCCGTTTGACTAACTGCCCCAGTGTCCAACCCACAGGCGGATGGCAACAGCCCCAACAGGGTCACCTCTAGCCAAAGTCGGGGCTGGGTAGTGTTACGAATTTGGATTTCACTTTCCTTAAGTTTTTGTTGTCCTTGCAAAATCACTCCCCTTTGCCATTGGGGCGCCGTGTCACACAGGGCTTGCCAGGTTTCCGCCGTCACCGCCACCAAATCTGAGCGTTGGGGAGCTGTTTGGGCAATAAGTAAATTCAAATAAAAACTGGCTAAATTTTGCAATACCACCAAGGGTTCCCGCCCCCGGTTCAAAATCTGCCGACAGGTAGCCAATAGGGTTTCTGCATCGTCACTGGCGATCGCCTCTAGGAGGGCTAACAAATCCTGTTCCGGCACCGCCCCCACGAGGTCCCAAACTTTATCGGGGGTAATCAGGTCGGGGAGCAGACTTAATTGATCGAGTAAACTTTCCGCATCCCGTAAACCACCATTGGCAATTTGGGCCACTAGGGTCAAAGCTGGTTGGTCAATATTAATATTTTCTCGCCCAGCAATATAACGGAGATGGTCCACCATGGCCTGCAAAGGAATGCGGCGATAATCAAACCGCTGACACCGGGAAATAATGGTGGGTAAAACCCGCTGGGGATCGGTGGTAGCGAGGACAAAAACAACCCGCTCCGGTGGCTCTTCCAAGGTTTTTAGCAGGGCATTGAATGCGGCCGTGCTCAACATATGACAGTTATGGACTAGTAAGCCATTGGCAACAAAATTGTGATTATCTTCCACCTCCAGGTCATAAACTTTTTCCACTTGACCCTTAGTGACGGACTCAACTTCCTCGAAATTTGTATGCCATTGCGGGGATGGAATAGATTTCCAAGTCCGATAACCACTTGCGGGTGGCCACTGCTCCCATTTTTGTGTAGTAATAGGTTTTGCTGTTAATGCTTCTGCGATAGGATTTTGCACTGGTGGGATATCCTCTATCGGTAAGCCATTCAGCAATAAGTTGATTTTCTTCCGGGAAAAAGCCCTCTGTGTGTAACTGAATTGATGGACTCCCAGATTCGGAAATAGAGAGGGAACCGTCGTCCATGTACCACCAAGCCATTCCTTCTTCAGTGATATGCGAGAGCCATTCCGAAGAAACTTGTTTTCTTTTACCTCCAGGTTTGACTGTGCTGAAAACATCAATAAGGTTTGGGGAACAACGGGTTTGACAGCAGATGGAACTTTCCCCATAGCCTTTATTGGCTGTGAATCGTATTTTGGGTGACAGACATCCCAGTCTTGCCGCTTTATATTCCATCCATTCTGACTGCTTGGTGCCGTGGGTCCATCGCAAGCGGGGGAATCGGCTATGTGGGTTGGGATAGTCAATACTTCCATCCCCAAGCAAGGTTCCGTAGATAAGACCGAGAATTTCTGCTCCCAACGGTTCTGACCCTGATGTAATTTTTTCTGTTCTGAGATCCCAAAGTCCGTGGCTTTTTTTGTAGGGATGTCTTCGCCAATGGGATTGGATACTTTTAATTTCTCTTCCTTTGCACTGCAAAAATGCTGGAATATCAAGTTTTTCGCCACATCCGCATTGACAAAAGGGTCTTGTGGCTTCTGCTTCTTCAAGGATAGAGATAAGGTCGTATTTTTTTTGTCCGTATTGATTGCCTCGTAGTTGATGGCCCCGGACAAACCGCCTAAGCTTGCGGTCAGTGCCGTACTTTGCGATAAATTGTCCACATCCACACTCGCAGGGGATAGTATCTTCATTCCGGGAGTGATGTTTTCCGCTCTCGTCCATCCTTGTTCAGTTCTGATTAAATGGTTAGCCGTACACCGTACTGTAGAATTTTTTGTCTTAATAGACAATGTTTGCTTTTCGCCTCTGTCAAGCCATCTTAAAACTTTTTTATATTCCCATTGCTGTAGAGTTTCGTTGTAGCTCAGAACTTCTCGCCCTTTTATTTGGGGATTGTCAATGGACATTAAGCCATTGCGGGTCAAAACTTGTGAGTCCCCCGTTAAGCATTCATCGATCACATATACTTTATATCTGCACTGTACTGGGGCAAATTGAGCCCGTTCAATAATTTCTCGGATATTATCTACCCCTGTATTACTGGCCGCATCAATTTCAATTACGTCTAAAGCTGAACCGTTAGTAATAGCCCGACAGGTGGCACATTGGCCGCAGGGAGTGGCAGTAGGCCGATCGCCAGCGATGCAGTTTAAGGATTTGGCTAAAATTCGGGCTGAAGAAGTTTTTCCCGTTCCCCTGGGGCCCGTAAATAGGTAAGCAGGTACGATGCGCTCCTGTTCAATGGCATTGCTCAATGTGGCGGCGATCGCCGTTTGGCCCACCAAATCTGCAAAGGTCTGGGGGCGATATTTATGGTGCAGAGGTTCGTAGGCCATGGCAAGGTAACCGGGCGATCAACAGACAGGGGGATTCTCAGCCTAACTCCAAAATGCAAAAAAAAGAGGTCAAGTTAACAGCCGGTGACGGGGGTGCTAAAGGCAAAGGGTAAGACGCTTAGAATGAAAGGGTCAGTGTTGATTTGTAAGACTAGAGGGCAATTCCGATGACAGGCCCCGTTATTTTTCACCTCGCTATCCCCGTTAATGATATTGCGAAAACTAAGGAATTTTACTGTGATCGCCTGGGGGCCAAGGCCGGCAGAGAAACCGATAAGGCAATAATTCTAGATTTCTACGGCCATCAGGTGGTGGCCCACATTACCCTGGAACCTTTAGTAAAACAACCGGGCATCTATCCCCGCCATTTTGGTTTAGTATTTCCTGTCGAAGCGGATTGGTTTGCTTTTTCTGAACAGGTGGAAGCGGCCGGAGTGCCCTATCATTTGCCGCCCAAGTTACGCTTTGCTGGAGAATTGACGGAACATCGCACTTTTTTCCTAGCTGACCCCTTCCATAACTATCTGGAATTCAAATGGTATCGTCACCAGGAAGCAATTTTTGATCTGAAAGAGTTTCTGGCCATTGGCGATCGCTAGTCAGACCAATCATCAGGCTAGCAATGTGGTTTGCTTGCACAACTGACCTAAAACCATCAATTCTGGCGTGATCCGGGCCCTTCCGGTCTTGGTTGACCATCAATGTAGGTAGCTAAATCCCAGGCCTCTTGATCCGTCAACACTCCATCAAATTGATAGGGCATATTACCGTGGATAAATTCTGCCA
The genomic region above belongs to Synechocystis sp. PCC 6803 substr. PCC-P and contains:
- a CDS encoding VOC family protein, giving the protein MTGPVIFHLAIPVNDIAKTKEFYCDRLGAKAGRETDKAIILDFYGHQVVAHITLEPLVKQPGIYPRHFGLVFPVEADWFAFSEQVEAAGVPYHLPPKLRFAGELTEHRTFFLADPFHNYLEFKWYRHQEAIFDLKEFLAIGDR
- the dnaX gene encoding DNA polymerase III subunit gamma/tau, giving the protein MAYEPLHHKYRPQTFADLVGQTAIAATLSNAIEQERIVPAYLFTGPRGTGKTSSARILAKSLNCIAGDRPTATPCGQCATCRAITNGSALDVIEIDAASNTGVDNIREIIERAQFAPVQCRYKVYVIDECLTGDSQVLTRNGLMSIDNPQIKGREVLSYNETLQQWEYKKVLRWLDRGEKQTLSIKTKNSTVRCTANHLIRTEQGWTRAENITPGMKILSPASVDVDNLSQSTALTASLGGLSGAINYEAINTDKKNTTLSLSLKKQKPQDPFVNADVAKNLIFQHFCSAKEEKLKVSNPIGEDIPTKKATDFGISEQKKLHQGQNRWEQKFSVLSTEPCLGMEVLTIPTHIADSPACDGPTAPSSQNGWNIKRQDWDVCHPKYDSQPIKAMGKVPSAVKPVVPQTLLMFSAQSNLEVKENKFLRNGSRISLKKEWLGGTWTTVPSLFPNLGVHQFSYTQRAFSRKKINLLLNGLPIEDIPPVQNPIAEALTAKPITTQKWEQWPPASGYRTWKSIPSPQWHTNFEEVESVTKGQVEKVYDLEVEDNHNFVANGLLVHNCHMLSTAAFNALLKTLEEPPERVVFVLATTDPQRVLPTIISRCQRFDYRRIPLQAMVDHLRYIAGRENINIDQPALTLVAQIANGGLRDAESLLDQLSLLPDLITPDKVWDLVGAVPEQDLLALLEAIASDDAETLLATCRQILNRGREPLVVLQNLASFYLNLLIAQTAPQRSDLVAVTAETWQALCDTAPQWQRGVILQGQQKLKESEIQIRNTTQPRLWLEVTLLGLLPSACGLDTGAVSQTAVRTPVAQPITPPKPSNVVTFPGGSHNHLTVVDSPTMIPVSEPIVLEEKLEADVEPSSFEPSNAHWDLTQLWSETLNNLGALSQSLFKSFGSLINLVGNNATVSVTTQQLLKIAAGKKDELEAALGQACGQSVKVNLVVGKPSTPETTPVNSAPPPSHSKPPAFAPEPSPPPTAAVNANPAPTVPPSPPAIARGPATSEIKPSPRRESNNFSNPSRPKPKPAPAMEEPPPTDIGDSATRKAIEQFAKNFDGEIVASDAAPKQESDNGDDLSTEPTAELGQQPMDHNGHLQINQPTVLNRPAIAPEEEEDLPF